From the Thermodesulfobacteriota bacterium genome, one window contains:
- a CDS encoding TonB-dependent receptor yields the protein MTPLRSLRAACLFALLCLPAPAFAAPGDPFEHLYFSGDELVESATRSPKPLSQVAENVAVVTAAEIRDMNAHTLAEVLNRVTGVFVQPFGVHFGTIVLPHIQGSGGSRPPLLDERHVTVVVDGVPWNALNGGSAVEAIPVGIIERIEIIKGPASSSWGSSLGGVINVFTKRAGGSAVPSGEVAASYGERDAFDGRAEVAGGLGPTGYYFQGQRQRADWPKTGGFESRNGFGKVQAQLGPRAHLTVSGAYTEPEVDLGRLESNGVLARDEFRSAFGRVAADAQLANDASLHVSAFRRDYRQGQLAWGDGTWAPEGEFLLERVNDETQYGVQGRLAWAVGRHALVLGADYRRGELTVSDRFGEFLDGGGFRVDPTIDLWGVYFNDTIRLGPVAVTPGVRFDDSTRSGSFTSPSLGAAWRAAPGTVVRASVARGFASPPLAALSGGGLALDPNPDLDPEQIWSYQAGAETAMSGFAWLKATVFRHEAKDSMELDESPITPGNLIFVNRGRVWRTGFEAEAETAAWRGLSSQAGFAFVRIEKSGVGGEQDQHQVNLGLHYRAASWRAQLFGHYVWWDLGPGFEEGRHNDFLWDLNASKTFVFLSRIETDLFLTVHNLFDGDQETDTDRETTGRWVEAGARVRF from the coding sequence GTGACGCCTTTGCGCTCCCTGCGCGCCGCCTGTCTCTTCGCCCTCCTGTGCCTCCCGGCGCCTGCTTTCGCCGCGCCCGGCGACCCCTTCGAGCACCTCTACTTCTCCGGCGACGAGCTCGTGGAGTCGGCCACCCGCAGCCCCAAGCCCCTCTCCCAGGTGGCCGAGAACGTGGCGGTGGTCACCGCCGCCGAGATCCGCGACATGAACGCCCACACCCTGGCGGAGGTGCTAAACCGGGTTACGGGGGTGTTCGTGCAGCCCTTCGGTGTTCACTTCGGAACCATCGTGCTGCCCCACATCCAGGGGTCGGGGGGCAGCCGCCCACCTCTCCTGGACGAGCGCCATGTGACCGTGGTCGTGGACGGCGTCCCCTGGAACGCCCTCAATGGCGGATCGGCCGTCGAGGCGATCCCCGTCGGCATCATCGAGCGGATCGAGATCATCAAGGGTCCTGCATCCTCCTCCTGGGGCTCGTCGCTGGGCGGGGTCATCAATGTGTTCACCAAGAGAGCGGGAGGCTCGGCCGTGCCCTCGGGGGAAGTCGCGGCGTCCTACGGAGAGCGCGACGCCTTCGACGGCCGGGCGGAGGTGGCCGGGGGGCTCGGCCCCACGGGGTACTACTTCCAGGGTCAACGGCAGCGGGCGGATTGGCCCAAGACGGGGGGCTTCGAGTCCCGAAACGGGTTTGGTAAGGTCCAGGCTCAGCTTGGGCCCCGGGCGCACCTGACCGTGAGCGGCGCCTACACGGAACCCGAGGTGGATCTGGGGCGGCTCGAAAGCAACGGTGTCCTCGCTCGGGACGAGTTTCGTTCCGCCTTTGGGAGGGTCGCTGCCGATGCTCAGCTTGCCAACGACGCCAGCCTGCACGTTTCTGCTTTTCGCCGCGATTACCGTCAGGGCCAGCTGGCCTGGGGTGACGGCACGTGGGCGCCCGAAGGCGAGTTCCTCCTGGAAAGGGTCAATGACGAGACCCAGTATGGAGTCCAGGGGCGGCTGGCCTGGGCGGTGGGCCGCCATGCGCTGGTGCTGGGGGCGGACTACCGCCGAGGCGAGCTCACGGTGAGCGACCGCTTTGGCGAGTTCCTGGACGGCGGCGGCTTTCGGGTAGACCCCACCATCGACCTCTGGGGGGTGTACTTCAACGACACGATTCGCCTCGGGCCGGTGGCGGTCACCCCGGGCGTCCGCTTCGACGACAGCACCCGGTCCGGTTCGTTCACCAGCCCCAGCCTGGGCGCTGCCTGGCGGGCGGCCCCCGGCACGGTGGTTCGGGCCTCCGTCGCTCGCGGCTTTGCGAGCCCCCCCTTGGCCGCCCTGTCCGGTGGAGGCCTGGCTCTCGACCCCAATCCCGACCTGGATCCCGAACAGATCTGGTCCTATCAGGCCGGCGCCGAGACCGCGATGTCCGGCTTCGCCTGGTTGAAGGCCACGGTCTTTCGGCACGAAGCGAAGGATTCCATGGAGCTCGATGAGTCCCCCATTACCCCCGGGAACCTCATCTTCGTGAATCGAGGCCGGGTCTGGCGCACCGGCTTCGAGGCCGAAGCGGAGACCGCCGCCTGGCGCGGCTTGTCCAGCCAGGCCGGATTTGCGTTCGTGCGCATCGAGAAGTCGGGGGTGGGGGGAGAGCAGGACCAGCACCAGGTCAACCTGGGGCTCCACTACCGGGCGGCATCCTGGAGGGCCCAGTTGTTCGGCCACTACGTGTGGTGGGACCTTGGGCCGGGTTTCGAGGAAGGAAGGCACAATGACTTCCTCTGGGACCTAAACGCCTCCAAGACGTTCGTCTTCCTTTCGCGCATCGAGACCGACCTCTTCCTCACCGTGCACAACCTCTTCGACGGGGATCAGGAGACCGACACCGATCGGGAGACCACCGGCCGGTGGGTCGAAGCCGGGGCCCGCGTGCGTTTCTGA
- a CDS encoding ATP-binding protein — translation MKPLGLRAGPDLGLRISLSVAALLTALTVCLGALAVQAQRSLLLYHAQDAGQVVAALVSQGARLALFAEDRAGLRRELAEALLHDYVLEACALDRSGGLLARVGRAEAAEAACGLGPKPASVLDPPERPGRLEGPDSFTFWAPVLTAVPPGSEDALYYPPEPEPPGAVVGYAAVRFSKAPVREGMHQILVRTALAGIVFLLLGAAVAHRLIRAATRPLRELTETVRARGVPVSEPRDDVSLLRGAYSGLVESLDRAFGDLQSLRQDLEQRVEARTAELREARDRLEERVAERTAQLEETYRQLVHAEKLSATGRLAASVAHEFNNPVFGIRNVLRGLLASPALGTEDRELAEMAVAECDRLRRLVRDLQSFSRPSSGRAEPVDLRRAVDAMVLLCAKEFGRKKIAVEVDFAHDVPPVRGVEDQLKQVVLNLLTNAGDAVGDEGGTVRVRAERRGAEVALRVEDTGRGILPEHRERIFDPFFTTKPAVKGTGLGLSVSYGIVRRHGGRIEVASEPGRGAAFTVTLPIEGASQP, via the coding sequence ATGAAACCACTGGGCCTCCGGGCCGGCCCCGATCTGGGGCTTCGCATCTCGCTGTCCGTCGCGGCGCTCCTGACGGCCCTCACGGTCTGCCTGGGGGCCCTCGCGGTGCAGGCCCAGCGCAGTCTCCTTCTGTACCATGCGCAGGACGCCGGCCAGGTGGTAGCGGCCCTCGTTTCCCAGGGCGCTCGCCTGGCCCTCTTCGCGGAAGACCGCGCCGGGCTGCGCCGGGAGCTGGCGGAGGCCCTGCTCCACGACTACGTGCTGGAGGCCTGCGCCCTGGACCGGAGCGGGGGGCTCCTGGCCCGGGTGGGCCGGGCCGAGGCAGCCGAGGCGGCCTGCGGCCTGGGTCCGAAACCCGCGTCGGTCCTGGATCCCCCGGAGCGTCCCGGGCGCCTCGAGGGCCCGGATTCGTTCACCTTCTGGGCGCCGGTGCTCACGGCCGTTCCCCCCGGGTCCGAGGACGCGCTCTACTACCCGCCGGAGCCCGAGCCCCCGGGGGCCGTGGTGGGGTACGCCGCCGTGCGCTTCTCCAAGGCGCCGGTGCGCGAGGGTATGCACCAGATCCTGGTGCGAACCGCCCTGGCGGGGATCGTCTTCCTCCTCCTGGGGGCGGCGGTGGCCCACCGGCTCATCCGGGCGGCCACCCGGCCCCTGCGGGAGCTCACCGAGACCGTGCGGGCCCGGGGGGTTCCGGTGAGCGAGCCCCGAGACGACGTGAGCCTGCTCCGGGGCGCCTACTCGGGCTTGGTGGAGTCCCTCGACCGGGCCTTCGGGGACCTTCAGTCCCTGCGCCAGGACCTGGAGCAGCGGGTCGAGGCCCGCACCGCCGAGCTCCGGGAGGCCCGGGACCGCCTGGAGGAGCGGGTGGCCGAGCGCACGGCCCAGCTCGAAGAGACCTACCGCCAGCTTGTCCATGCTGAAAAGCTCAGCGCCACAGGCCGCCTGGCTGCCTCGGTGGCCCACGAGTTCAACAACCCGGTCTTCGGCATCCGAAACGTGCTCCGGGGGCTTCTGGCCTCCCCCGCCCTGGGCACCGAGGACCGGGAGCTCGCCGAGATGGCCGTGGCGGAATGCGACCGCCTGCGCCGGCTGGTGCGCGACCTCCAGAGCTTCAGCCGGCCCTCCTCCGGGCGCGCCGAGCCCGTGGACCTGCGGCGCGCCGTGGATGCCATGGTGCTGCTGTGCGCCAAGGAGTTCGGCCGGAAGAAGATCGCGGTGGAGGTCGATTTCGCCCATGACGTACCCCCCGTGCGTGGGGTAGAAGATCAGCTCAAGCAGGTGGTCTTGAACCTGCTCACCAACGCGGGGGACGCCGTGGGGGACGAGGGGGGGACCGTCCGCGTCCGGGCCGAGCGGCGGGGCGCCGAGGTGGCGCTGCGGGTGGAGGACACAGGCCGGGGCATCCTTCCGGAGCACCGGGAGCGGATCTTCGACCCCTTCTTCACCACCAAGCCGGCGGTCAAGGGCACCGGCCTGGGCCTCTCGGTCTCCTACGGCATCGTCCGGCGCCACGGGGGCCGGATCGAGGTCGCAAGCGAGCCCGGCAGGGGCGCGGCCTTCACCGTCACCCTGCCCATCGAGGGAGCGAGCCAGCCGTGA
- a CDS encoding response regulator, whose amino-acid sequence MTRKKILLVDDEPLALRTLARVLAAAGYEVTALESGAEAVERLRRERFDVVVTDLVMEEVGGVAVLREAKERDPDACVVIVSGYCDVDSAIDALRLGAEDYLAKPFDYDELLLRVARCAEKRDLRRKLKLYEDILPVCAGCRRIRDDAGVEPGSGPWMPLEEYLVRKAGVQVSHGCCAECARKL is encoded by the coding sequence GTGACGCGAAAGAAGATCCTCCTGGTGGACGACGAGCCCCTGGCCCTGCGCACGCTGGCCCGGGTGCTCGCCGCCGCGGGGTACGAGGTGACGGCCCTGGAGAGCGGGGCCGAGGCCGTGGAGAGGCTTCGGAGGGAGCGCTTCGACGTGGTGGTCACGGACCTCGTGATGGAGGAGGTGGGGGGCGTCGCGGTGCTCCGGGAGGCCAAGGAGCGCGACCCCGACGCCTGCGTGGTCATCGTCTCGGGGTACTGCGACGTGGACTCGGCCATCGACGCCCTGCGGCTGGGGGCCGAGGACTACCTGGCCAAGCCCTTCGACTACGACGAGCTCCTCCTGCGGGTGGCCCGCTGCGCCGAGAAGCGCGACCTGCGCCGCAAGCTCAAGCTCTACGAAGACATCCTCCCGGTGTGCGCCGGCTGCCGCCGCATCCGCGACGACGCCGGCGTCGAACCCGGCTCCGGCCCCTGGATGCCCCTGGAGGAGTACCTGGTGCGCAAGGCGGGGGTCCAGGTCTCCCACGGCTGCTGCGCCGAGTGCGCACGGAAGCTGTAG
- a CDS encoding CopD family protein, with product MPASYHGASGCVNRPTVATGTSKCYKSAVILDGGIMGRLPPLLFALLVCALLLSAGAGVSSATDEYADRTGQDCDACHRDPSGGGPLTPLGEAFAAGGGQWPIPETVRVRSLSAGTKVLRFFLGFVHLTTAVMWFGTIFYVHVVLRPKYALGGLPRTEMRIAWASVLLLAATGVPLTKLRFQTPANLIASASGQLLLVKIGLFLFLVASAAVATLVISPRLKKLRAGWQANDGREGRPSWVKVGDRIYDVTKSPRWKDGSHFRRHQAGQDLEEALAGAPHGAEKLDGFPAHPAQGEEGDRASEPVVRVFYVMAYVNLFVALGVLIIISLWRWG from the coding sequence ATGCCGGCAAGCTACCACGGCGCCTCGGGATGCGTAAACCGGCCCACGGTTGCGACCGGAACGTCCAAGTGCTACAAGTCGGCGGTCATTCTCGACGGAGGCATCATGGGAAGGCTCCCGCCGCTCCTCTTCGCGCTGCTCGTCTGCGCCCTCCTGCTGTCTGCCGGGGCCGGCGTCTCCTCCGCCACGGACGAGTACGCCGACCGCACGGGCCAGGACTGCGACGCGTGCCACCGAGACCCCTCCGGCGGGGGCCCCCTGACTCCCCTGGGCGAGGCCTTTGCCGCAGGGGGAGGCCAGTGGCCGATCCCGGAGACCGTGCGGGTGCGCTCGCTCTCCGCCGGAACCAAGGTGCTTCGCTTTTTTCTCGGTTTCGTGCACCTGACCACCGCCGTGATGTGGTTCGGCACCATCTTCTACGTGCACGTGGTGCTGCGGCCCAAGTATGCCTTGGGAGGGCTGCCCCGCACCGAGATGCGCATCGCCTGGGCGTCGGTGCTCCTCCTGGCGGCAACCGGGGTGCCCCTGACGAAACTGCGCTTCCAGACCCCCGCCAACCTCATCGCGAGCGCGTCGGGGCAGCTCCTCCTGGTCAAGATCGGGCTGTTCCTCTTCCTGGTGGCGTCGGCCGCGGTCGCCACCCTCGTCATCAGTCCCAGGTTGAAGAAGCTTCGGGCGGGGTGGCAGGCCAATGACGGGCGCGAAGGCCGGCCCTCCTGGGTCAAGGTGGGCGACCGGATCTACGACGTCACCAAGAGCCCGCGCTGGAAAGACGGAAGCCACTTTCGCCGCCACCAGGCCGGGCAGGACCTGGAAGAGGCCCTGGCCGGAGCCCCCCACGGTGCCGAGAAGCTCGATGGCTTCCCCGCGCACCCCGCACAGGGGGAGGAGGGCGACCGGGCCAGCGAGCCCGTGGTGCGCGTCTTCTACGTGATGGCCTACGTCAACCTCTTCGTCGCCCTGGGCGTGCTGATCATCATCTCCCTGTGGCGGTGGGGATGA
- a CDS encoding aspartate aminotransferase family protein gives MNLFETYRRLTPTSEALHRRASELFPGGICHNVRAFRPHPVYPARAAGARFTDVDGNTYLDLWMGHYALIFGHAFPEVREALARTLEGGWHWGMPSQLQIALAERLRDASPSLEEMRFCTTGTEAAMYAVRLARGFTGRPWILKAEGGWHGASTDLSYAGSAPFLGPEGPGQRAPREQGVDVIPFNHVEGALRVAERHRGELAGIIVEPLLGAGGFLPARPEYLTALREVCDEEGAVLIFDEIITGFRFRYGTLADHYGVRPDLTTLGKIAGGGLPLGVYGGRREILEVANPQAYPQPGQAPLPDRPVLVGGGTFSCNPLSMAASLATLEALSRAGEGFYTTLERRGEALRRGIEERFRAAGLPAACTGAGSLVMTHVLRGDDGLLESSADVAAKTRSEVKDRELRIALLNQGVFAVHGGGALSAAHGDEEMAALLDAYERAAHALAAELR, from the coding sequence ATGAACCTCTTCGAGACCTACCGTCGCCTCACCCCCACATCCGAGGCCTTGCACCGGAGGGCCTCGGAGCTCTTTCCGGGGGGCATCTGCCACAACGTCCGGGCGTTTCGGCCCCATCCCGTGTACCCGGCCCGGGCGGCGGGGGCCCGGTTCACCGACGTGGACGGCAATACCTACCTGGACCTGTGGATGGGGCACTACGCCCTGATCTTCGGGCACGCCTTCCCCGAGGTGCGGGAAGCCCTGGCGCGCACCCTGGAGGGGGGGTGGCACTGGGGCATGCCCTCCCAGCTCCAGATCGCGCTCGCCGAGCGCCTCCGGGACGCCTCCCCCTCCCTGGAGGAGATGCGCTTTTGCACCACCGGCACCGAGGCCGCCATGTACGCCGTGCGCCTGGCCCGGGGCTTCACGGGGCGCCCGTGGATCCTCAAGGCGGAGGGGGGGTGGCACGGGGCCTCCACCGACCTCTCCTACGCGGGGAGCGCGCCCTTCCTGGGTCCGGAGGGCCCGGGCCAGCGGGCCCCCCGGGAGCAGGGGGTCGACGTCATCCCCTTCAACCACGTGGAAGGGGCTCTCCGGGTGGCGGAGCGCCACCGGGGGGAGCTCGCGGGGATCATCGTGGAGCCCCTCCTGGGCGCCGGGGGCTTCCTGCCCGCCCGGCCCGAGTACCTGACGGCGCTTCGCGAGGTGTGCGACGAGGAGGGGGCGGTCCTCATCTTCGACGAGATCATCACGGGCTTCCGCTTTCGCTACGGTACCCTGGCCGACCATTACGGCGTGCGGCCCGACCTCACCACCCTGGGGAAGATCGCCGGCGGCGGGCTTCCGCTGGGGGTGTACGGCGGCCGGCGGGAGATCCTCGAGGTCGCCAACCCCCAGGCGTATCCCCAACCGGGCCAGGCCCCTCTCCCGGATCGCCCGGTGCTGGTGGGCGGGGGAACCTTTTCCTGCAACCCCCTCTCCATGGCCGCGAGCCTGGCTACCCTGGAAGCCCTCTCCCGGGCCGGCGAGGGGTTCTACACCACACTGGAGCGCCGGGGCGAGGCGCTGCGCCGGGGCATCGAGGAGCGCTTCCGGGCGGCAGGTCTCCCGGCCGCGTGCACCGGCGCAGGCAGCCTCGTCATGACCCACGTCCTGCGGGGCGACGACGGCCTCCTCGAGAGCTCCGCGGACGTGGCTGCCAAGACCCGCTCCGAGGTCAAGGACCGGGAGCTTCGGATCGCGCTGCTCAACCAGGGAGTCTTCGCCGTGCACGGGGGCGGGGCCCTCTCGGCCGCCCACGGCGACGAGGAGATGGCCGCCCTCCTCGACGCCTACGAGCGGGCTGCCCACGCGCTCGCGGCGGAGCTTCGCTGA
- a CDS encoding enoyl-CoA hydratase gives MSYADLTLDRDGEVAVLTLNRPAKRNSLSLHLMEEVLAALAEVGADPGVGALVIRGAGPAFCAGHDLGEMTGRDLPAYRRIFDTCTRMMDAVQALPQPVIAQVHGIATAAGCQLVATCDLAVAEEGARFATPGVKIGLFCSTPMVPLTRAVGRKKALEMLLTGEYLDAHEARAFGLVNKVVSPAALADDTLALARKVAAASPLVLGLGKQAFYAQADQPQPQAYAYAKEVMSLNALAADAQEGICAFLEKRKPEWKGR, from the coding sequence ATGAGCTATGCCGATCTGACCCTCGACCGCGACGGCGAAGTGGCCGTCCTCACCCTGAACCGCCCCGCCAAGCGCAACTCCCTCTCGCTCCACCTGATGGAGGAAGTCCTGGCCGCCCTGGCCGAGGTGGGGGCTGACCCGGGGGTGGGGGCGCTGGTCATCCGGGGCGCTGGGCCAGCTTTTTGCGCCGGACACGACCTGGGGGAGATGACCGGGCGCGACCTTCCAGCCTACCGCCGCATCTTCGACACCTGCACCCGGATGATGGACGCCGTGCAGGCGCTTCCCCAGCCGGTGATCGCCCAGGTGCACGGCATCGCCACAGCCGCGGGGTGCCAGCTCGTGGCCACCTGCGACCTCGCGGTAGCCGAGGAGGGGGCCCGGTTTGCCACCCCCGGCGTGAAGATCGGCCTCTTCTGCTCCACCCCCATGGTCCCCCTGACACGGGCCGTGGGGCGCAAGAAGGCCCTGGAGATGCTGCTCACCGGCGAGTATCTCGACGCCCACGAGGCCCGGGCCTTCGGCCTGGTGAACAAGGTGGTCTCCCCCGCGGCCCTGGCCGACGACACCCTGGCCCTGGCCCGCAAGGTCGCGGCCGCGAGCCCGCTGGTGCTCGGCCTCGGCAAGCAGGCCTTCTACGCCCAGGCCGACCAGCCCCAGCCCCAGGCCTACGCCTACGCCAAGGAGGTGATGAGCCTCAACGCCCTGGCCGCCGACGCCCAGGAAGGCATCTGCGCCTTCCTGGAGAAGCGAAAGCCCGAGTGGAAGGGGCGGTGA
- a CDS encoding 2-dehydropantoate 2-reductase: protein LREGGQTRDVPVRAVSDPAAAGPADLVLVMVKAPHTASAAGSLGPLLGPRTAVLTLQNGLGAADVLARALGAERLLVGVTAQGATLLSPGEVRHGGTGETLLGPFGPQSPDPEPFAAALSGAGLPARAVADPWPAVWRKLAVNCGINAVAALTGHRNGRIPEIPEAAAVLSDAVREAAAVARAAGVNLGDPTALVEAVLAVARATGANRASMGQDVDARRPTEIDFINGAVVREGERRAVPTPVNRTLTRLVKALEAGFRG, encoded by the coding sequence CTGCGGGAGGGCGGGCAGACTCGCGACGTGCCGGTCCGGGCCGTCTCCGACCCGGCGGCCGCCGGGCCCGCGGACCTCGTGCTCGTGATGGTGAAGGCCCCCCACACGGCCTCGGCGGCGGGCTCCCTGGGTCCGCTCCTGGGGCCCCGCACCGCGGTCCTCACCCTCCAGAACGGCCTGGGGGCCGCGGACGTGCTCGCCCGGGCCCTGGGGGCGGAGCGCCTCCTGGTGGGGGTCACCGCCCAGGGGGCGACGCTCCTCTCCCCCGGCGAGGTCCGCCACGGGGGCACCGGCGAGACGCTGCTCGGACCCTTCGGCCCTCAAAGCCCCGACCCGGAGCCCTTCGCCGCGGCCCTCTCCGGCGCCGGGCTTCCTGCCCGGGCCGTGGCCGACCCCTGGCCCGCCGTGTGGCGCAAGCTCGCGGTGAACTGCGGCATCAACGCGGTGGCCGCCCTCACGGGGCACCGCAACGGCCGGATCCCCGAGATCCCGGAGGCCGCCGCAGTGCTCTCCGACGCGGTGCGCGAGGCGGCGGCCGTGGCCCGCGCCGCCGGGGTCAACCTAGGGGACCCCACGGCCCTGGTCGAGGCGGTCCTCGCCGTAGCCCGGGCCACCGGCGCCAACCGCGCCAGCATGGGCCAGGACGTGGACGCCCGGCGCCCCACCGAGATCGACTTCATCAACGGCGCCGTGGTCCGGGAGGGAGAGCGCCGCGCCGTCCCCACCCCCGTCAACCGCACTCTGACCCGGCTCGTGAAAGCCCTGGAAGCGGGGTTTCGGGGTTAG
- a CDS encoding radical SAM protein produces the protein MRVSQDLWRRLRGGEVPEAAAEPLARAGILVADAEAERRRVLGYLEAVNLADPGVTAAVFLGLACNFACPYCYEKPLGRAGAMEEATAERLCDFLLGRLRPGKKLLTVDFYGGEPLLYLPLLRRITRALQAGAAARGARFRFTLVTNGSLLTRQVVEELRPLGLASAKVTLDGPPPVHDRSRPLRSGRGSFGAILRNLKEVAGAVPLGIGGNYAQIRRGEAPWEPRGSDPHPLSPERGRGLMSGGLQPDTNPETPLPGLSRAGSECG, from the coding sequence GTGCGGGTGTCGCAGGACCTGTGGCGGCGTCTCCGGGGCGGAGAGGTTCCGGAAGCGGCGGCTGAGCCCCTGGCGCGGGCCGGCATCCTCGTGGCCGACGCCGAAGCAGAGCGCCGCCGGGTGCTCGGCTACCTGGAAGCCGTGAACCTGGCCGATCCCGGGGTGACCGCTGCGGTCTTCCTCGGCCTCGCCTGCAACTTCGCCTGTCCCTACTGCTACGAGAAGCCCCTGGGCCGGGCCGGAGCCATGGAAGAGGCCACCGCCGAACGGCTGTGCGACTTCCTCCTCGGGCGGCTCCGCCCCGGCAAGAAGCTCCTCACGGTGGACTTCTACGGCGGAGAGCCGCTCCTCTACCTGCCCCTGCTCCGCCGCATCACCCGGGCGCTCCAGGCGGGCGCCGCTGCCCGGGGAGCCCGGTTCCGCTTCACCCTCGTGACCAACGGCTCGCTCCTTACCCGACAGGTGGTGGAGGAGCTCCGGCCCCTGGGCCTCGCCTCGGCAAAGGTCACCCTCGACGGCCCGCCCCCTGTCCACGACCGAAGCCGCCCCCTGCGGTCCGGAAGGGGGAGCTTTGGGGCGATCCTGCGCAACCTCAAGGAAGTAGCCGGTGCGGTGCCCCTCGGGATCGGGGGCAACTACGCGCAAATCAGGAGGGGGGAAGCACCGTGGGAGCCGCGGGGCTCCGATCCGCACCCCCTCTCCCCCGAGCGGGGGAGAGGGTTGATGTCAGGGGGCCTTCAACCCGACACTAACCCCGAAACCCCGCTTCCAGGGCTTTCACGAGCCGGGTCAGAGTGCGGTTGA
- a CDS encoding ABC transporter substrate binding protein: MAQRKTAGRQGHGLAGASALRALRLLVCALAVLALSAVPARAAEILAVLSARLPPYEQALAEFRTQLSRLPAAGPKAIEPHTYTELVLTEAGPQGLARALRDRRPALVLALGRSALLAAAELPQRPPTPLLHLLAPGVPPEVRARPDVTGVDLDVAPAATLAVLRTILPNLRRVGLVYDPQRTGALVDQARAAAREAGLELTALPVGESREVPSRLGELAGRVDLLWLLPDLTVATPDGTASFVQISQRHRVPVLAFSRPYAERGATLTIAAEPGGMAAQAARLARRLLAGESPRRAVPEAPVLLSVTANRAVAAKLGLELVRPASLHFEWLE; encoded by the coding sequence ATGGCGCAGCGCAAGACCGCAGGGAGGCAGGGGCACGGGCTCGCGGGGGCGAGCGCCCTTCGGGCGCTGCGCCTGCTGGTCTGCGCCCTCGCGGTCCTCGCGCTGTCGGCGGTGCCCGCCCGGGCCGCCGAGATCCTCGCCGTGCTCAGCGCCCGGCTGCCCCCCTACGAGCAGGCCCTGGCGGAGTTCCGCACCCAGCTCTCGCGCCTGCCGGCCGCCGGGCCCAAGGCCATCGAGCCCCACACCTACACCGAGCTCGTCCTCACGGAAGCCGGCCCCCAGGGGCTGGCCCGTGCCCTTCGGGACCGGCGGCCCGCGCTGGTCCTGGCCCTCGGGCGCAGCGCGCTCCTGGCCGCCGCCGAACTGCCCCAGCGCCCCCCCACGCCGCTCCTCCATCTTCTGGCTCCCGGGGTGCCCCCCGAGGTGCGGGCCCGGCCCGACGTGACCGGCGTCGACCTCGACGTCGCCCCGGCCGCCACCCTGGCGGTCCTGCGCACGATCCTCCCCAACCTGCGCCGGGTGGGCCTCGTCTACGATCCCCAACGCACCGGCGCTCTGGTGGACCAGGCTCGGGCGGCCGCCCGGGAGGCGGGGCTCGAGCTCACGGCCCTCCCCGTGGGGGAGAGCCGCGAGGTGCCCTCCCGCCTGGGCGAGCTCGCCGGCCGGGTGGACCTGCTGTGGCTCCTGCCCGACCTCACCGTTGCTACCCCCGATGGGACGGCCTCCTTCGTCCAGATTTCCCAGCGTCACCGCGTCCCGGTGCTGGCCTTCTCCCGGCCCTACGCGGAGCGGGGGGCGACCCTGACCATTGCCGCCGAGCCCGGGGGCATGGCCGCCCAGGCCGCGCGGCTCGCCCGGCGCCTCCTGGCCGGGGAGTCCCCCCGGAGGGCCGTTCCCGAGGCGCCGGTTCTTCTGTCGGTGACCGCAAACCGCGCCGTGGCGGCCAAACTCGGCCTCGAGCTGGTCCGCCCGGCTTCCCTGCACTTCGAGTGGCTAGAGTAG
- a CDS encoding lysophospholipid acyltransferase family protein: MTRLDGLGRSLVGVYCLPLPATLPGTTRMALADHDTYRTPPDRPRSLLARLSPWPELAFYPPVLRIVLRSGRQAVRGAYDAEAWVRASLGIVRAMEAVGMRLTVEGMDHVRGLGGPAVFVGNHMSTLETFVLPSILQPVRPVTFVVKDTLLRYPVFGPVLRSRDPIAVGRDNPREDLRAVLDGGRDRLSRGISIIIFPQGIRSPAFDPAQFNSIGVKLAARAGVPVVPLALRTDAWGSGRWLKDFGRVDPSLPVRFRFGAPLPPEDKGTQAAVVRFIEENLAAWGGLEDR; this comes from the coding sequence ATGACACGCCTGGATGGTCTGGGGCGCAGCCTCGTTGGTGTATACTGCCTGCCGCTTCCCGCAACCCTCCCCGGGACCACCCGCATGGCCCTGGCCGACCACGACACCTATCGGACCCCGCCAGACCGCCCGCGCTCGCTCCTGGCGCGGCTGTCGCCGTGGCCCGAGCTCGCCTTCTACCCGCCGGTGCTCCGGATCGTGCTGCGCTCCGGACGCCAGGCGGTTCGGGGGGCGTACGACGCCGAGGCCTGGGTACGGGCGAGTCTGGGAATCGTACGGGCGATGGAAGCGGTGGGCATGCGACTCACGGTGGAGGGGATGGACCACGTGCGCGGGCTCGGCGGCCCGGCCGTGTTCGTGGGCAACCACATGAGCACCCTGGAGACCTTCGTCCTCCCCTCCATTCTCCAGCCGGTGCGCCCGGTCACCTTCGTGGTCAAGGACACCCTGCTGCGCTACCCGGTGTTCGGGCCCGTCCTGCGCTCGCGGGACCCCATCGCGGTGGGCCGGGACAACCCCCGGGAGGACCTGCGGGCCGTGCTCGACGGGGGACGGGACCGGCTCTCCCGGGGGATCTCGATCATCATCTTCCCGCAAGGGATTCGTTCCCCGGCCTTCGATCCGGCGCAGTTCAACTCCATTGGGGTCAAGCTCGCCGCCCGGGCCGGGGTGCCGGTGGTGCCCCTGGCGCTGCGCACCGATGCCTGGGGCAGCGGGCGCTGGCTCAAGGACTTCGGCCGTGTGGACCCTTCCCTGCCGGTGCGCTTCCGGTTCGGGGCTCCCCTGCCCCCGGAAGACAAGGGCACCCAGGCGGCGGTGGTCCGGTTCATCGAGGAAAACCTGGCCGCGTGGGGCGGTCTGGAGGACCGGTGA